A single genomic interval of Chloracidobacterium validum harbors:
- a CDS encoding 50S ribosomal protein L11 methyltransferase, which yields MYADYIALTYHASLIADEVRVRAFQSAIEAVVRPGDIVADVGCGTGILTLLACRAGARHVYAIDEGPIIELAKQIVEQNGYAAQVTLINRPSRRANLPVPVDVIVSETIGNYGAEELILSTLSDACRRWLKPGGKVIPQRLELYCAPIAWPKTEASLSIWHQPVCGFDFSPGLTFAVNQQYPRDLCPAHLLAQGICYHRLELSSAVLAAESLPKVSGTARFSITQPGVMGGVGAWFNAWLTDHVHVTNDPRRAKTSWGHLCLPIAEPLPVTVGDEVDITLRAVGGGSLLCWEVVWRGVNGQSRAFRHSDFEGWLSTPEQLHPLAPTAAPGLGVDGRIQLFLLTKLDAGWTIEQTARGLHEQFAAEFPTLEDALIYVKARALKVTKP from the coding sequence ATGTACGCTGACTACATTGCGTTGACCTATCACGCCTCACTGATTGCCGATGAAGTCCGAGTTCGCGCGTTCCAGTCAGCCATTGAGGCGGTCGTACGTCCTGGCGATATCGTGGCGGATGTTGGCTGTGGCACGGGCATTTTGACGCTTTTGGCCTGCCGAGCCGGCGCGCGCCATGTGTACGCCATTGATGAAGGGCCAATCATTGAACTTGCTAAACAGATCGTGGAACAGAATGGTTATGCTGCCCAAGTAACGCTGATCAATCGTCCTTCCCGCCGCGCGAACTTGCCTGTCCCGGTGGATGTCATTGTCTCGGAAACAATCGGCAACTACGGTGCCGAAGAGCTGATCCTGTCCACCCTTTCGGATGCGTGCCGGCGATGGCTGAAGCCGGGCGGAAAGGTGATTCCGCAGAGGCTGGAACTGTACTGCGCCCCAATTGCTTGGCCCAAAACGGAAGCTTCCCTGTCCATCTGGCATCAACCGGTATGCGGTTTTGACTTCTCACCCGGCCTAACGTTTGCCGTCAATCAGCAATACCCCCGCGACCTGTGTCCAGCGCACCTGCTTGCCCAAGGGATTTGCTACCACCGCTTGGAGCTGTCGTCGGCGGTCCTGGCGGCTGAGTCTCTGCCCAAAGTCAGTGGGACGGCCCGGTTCAGCATAACGCAGCCGGGTGTCATGGGCGGGGTTGGCGCCTGGTTCAACGCTTGGCTGACAGACCACGTACACGTGACCAATGATCCGCGGCGCGCGAAGACGAGTTGGGGTCACCTCTGTTTGCCCATTGCCGAGCCGCTACCGGTGACGGTTGGCGATGAAGTGGACATCACCTTGCGGGCAGTCGGTGGGGGCAGTCTCCTGTGCTGGGAGGTGGTGTGGCGGGGCGTCAACGGCCAATCTCGCGCATTTCGGCACTCCGATTTTGAGGGCTGGCTGTCCACGCCGGAGCAGTTGCACCCGCTCGCCCCCACGGCTGCTCCTGGGCTTGGGGTAGATGGACGGATTCAACTTTTTCTTCTGACCAAGCTCGATGCCGGGTGGACGATTGAACAAACTGCGCGCGGATTGCATGAGCAGTTCGCGGCTGAGTTTCCGACGCTTGAAGACGCGCTCATCTATGTGAAGGCCCGGGCGCTCAAGGTGACCAAGCCGTGA
- a CDS encoding formylglycine-generating enzyme family protein, translating into MAQSNVQWQWCRLLMLSVFLMQSLAGFDARAQERSTSVGGKPPVEAGEKKNSGVRRTSSGGGKPSRPAGPPCPDSPLLPTVTLPTEQRSTLTFETPRLDARGNVIETLNKETQRFTERLSDQVSLELVAIPGECFTMGSSRADEADENEKPPIRARVFGFYMGRTEVTQAQWRVVAGWPKIERDLPPDPSKFKGDDLPVDSITWDEAVEFCRRLTKKTGRPYRLPTEAEWEYACRAGTSGMFTYGAVLAPTLENYDSSLPYGDEPAVPARRKPTPAGSLGFNAFGLADMHGNVREWCLDAYVPRLTGTHALGAPVRSVRQDEAGQSRVIRGGAWSSAPDGCRCSIREGLHREDLLTILGFRVALSDRHGDGQPIETDDDDE; encoded by the coding sequence ATGGCCCAGTCAAATGTGCAGTGGCAATGGTGCCGGCTTCTGATGTTGAGTGTCTTTCTGATGCAGTCCCTGGCCGGCTTCGATGCCAGGGCGCAGGAACGCAGCACCAGCGTCGGGGGCAAGCCACCCGTCGAAGCCGGAGAGAAAAAAAACAGTGGCGTCCGGCGCACCAGTAGCGGCGGCGGAAAACCATCCCGGCCCGCCGGACCGCCTTGCCCCGACAGTCCACTGCTGCCCACCGTCACCTTGCCGACTGAACAACGTTCTACACTCACCTTTGAAACACCGCGCCTTGACGCGCGCGGCAACGTTATCGAAACGCTCAACAAAGAAACCCAGCGCTTCACAGAACGACTCAGCGACCAAGTGTCGCTGGAACTGGTCGCCATACCGGGCGAATGTTTCACCATGGGATCGTCCAGGGCCGACGAAGCCGACGAAAACGAGAAACCGCCCATCCGGGCGCGGGTGTTTGGTTTTTACATGGGACGCACCGAAGTGACCCAGGCGCAGTGGCGTGTCGTAGCTGGCTGGCCCAAAATTGAGCGTGACCTGCCACCTGATCCCTCCAAGTTCAAAGGCGATGACCTCCCAGTGGACAGCATCACGTGGGATGAAGCGGTCGAGTTCTGCCGGCGGCTCACGAAAAAGACCGGACGCCCATACCGGCTGCCGACCGAGGCCGAATGGGAATATGCCTGCCGCGCTGGCACAAGCGGAATGTTTACCTACGGTGCGGTGCTTGCGCCAACCCTCGAAAACTATGATAGTTCCCTGCCCTATGGCGACGAACCGGCCGTGCCCGCGCGCCGCAAACCAACGCCGGCCGGCTCGCTTGGCTTCAACGCCTTTGGTTTGGCCGACATGCACGGCAATGTTCGGGAGTGGTGCTTGGACGCCTATGTGCCGCGGCTCACCGGAACCCATGCGCTGGGCGCGCCGGTGCGCAGTGTGCGCCAAGATGAGGCAGGACAGTCCCGCGTCATTCGTGGGGGCGCTTGGTCGTCCGCACCCGATGGCTGCCGGTGCTCGATTCGGGAAGGTTTACACCGTGAAGACTTGCTCACCATTCTTGGCTTTCGCGTGGCCCTGAGCGACCGCCACGGCGATGGGCAGCCCATCGAGACGGACGACGACGACGAATGA
- a CDS encoding ABC transporter permease translates to MQRLVWRAGLVAPATIWLFLLSFLPLVIVARQAFASRTTYGNIAWTWTLANFQQALEPIYLAIYWRSLWMAAVVTVVCILLSYPVAIFLAFYVSARWKPFLMTLTVVPLWTSLVVRTFAWTHLLRTEGVINTALLNWGLIREPLPLLYNNLAVFIGLVAGELPFMIIPLLSSLDKLDRRWLDAAADLGATPWATFWNVVFPLARPGLMTGSILVFVPSLGNFVVADLLGGARSILLGNVIWNQFFQRNQPFGSAITLLLIGSVSIAVFVAARMRHAHAPRQEQ, encoded by the coding sequence GTGCAACGTTTGGTATGGCGCGCCGGATTGGTGGCGCCGGCGACCATTTGGCTGTTTTTACTGAGCTTTCTGCCACTTGTCATCGTGGCCAGGCAGGCCTTTGCGAGTCGGACAACCTACGGCAACATTGCCTGGACCTGGACCCTGGCCAACTTCCAACAGGCCCTAGAGCCGATTTACCTGGCGATTTACTGGCGCTCGCTTTGGATGGCTGCCGTCGTCACCGTAGTTTGCATCCTCTTGAGCTACCCGGTAGCCATCTTTCTTGCCTTTTATGTTTCAGCTCGCTGGAAGCCGTTCCTGATGACACTGACCGTTGTGCCGCTGTGGACCAGTCTCGTCGTCCGTACCTTTGCCTGGACCCACTTGCTGCGCACCGAAGGAGTCATCAATACGGCGCTGCTGAACTGGGGACTCATCCGCGAGCCACTGCCGCTGCTTTACAACAACCTGGCAGTTTTCATCGGACTGGTTGCCGGCGAACTCCCCTTTATGATCATCCCCCTACTTTCCAGTCTCGATAAACTCGACCGGCGATGGCTCGACGCGGCAGCCGATCTGGGCGCAACACCGTGGGCGACCTTTTGGAACGTCGTCTTCCCGTTGGCCAGGCCCGGACTGATGACCGGCAGCATTCTGGTTTTTGTCCCCAGCTTGGGCAATTTCGTCGTCGCCGACCTCCTTGGTGGCGCGAGAAGCATCTTGCTCGGCAACGTCATCTGGAATCAATTTTTCCAGCGCAATCAGCCGTTTGGTTCGGCCATCACGCTGCTTCTCATCGGCAGCGTAAGCATTGCCGTATTCGTTGCTGCCCGGATGCGGCATGCGCATGCTCCACGGCAGGAGCAATGA